In Nocardioides sp., the following proteins share a genomic window:
- a CDS encoding pentapeptide repeat-containing protein, whose product MSLDQHGIEFRDEDWYGDDLGAAVFTDCTFTEVDFSEAQTRGARFTDCTFHNCRFNASVHDSTAFVGCDFRRTNFFDAVFTACKLTGSNFSECTLRPIKVLGGQWRGVGLRGANLSKLNLSGVDLRESDLSLADLRTTDLRDAQLDGVTLQGAQLEGADLRGASLDRVDLTAASIRGLQLDLTGAVLLAELHGVVVDTA is encoded by the coding sequence ATGAGTCTTGACCAGCACGGCATCGAGTTTCGCGACGAGGATTGGTATGGCGACGACCTCGGTGCCGCAGTCTTCACCGACTGCACCTTCACCGAAGTCGACTTCAGCGAGGCCCAGACGCGAGGGGCGCGCTTCACCGACTGCACGTTTCACAACTGCCGCTTCAACGCCTCCGTCCACGACAGCACTGCCTTCGTGGGCTGCGACTTTCGGCGTACGAACTTCTTCGACGCGGTCTTCACCGCGTGCAAGCTCACCGGGTCGAACTTCAGCGAGTGCACGCTGCGACCGATCAAAGTGCTCGGCGGGCAGTGGCGCGGGGTCGGACTGCGCGGTGCGAACCTGAGCAAACTGAACCTGTCGGGCGTGGATCTGCGCGAGTCGGATCTGTCGTTGGCCGACCTGCGTACGACCGACTTGCGCGACGCACAACTCGACGGCGTGACGCTGCAAGGCGCTCAGTTAGAGGGCGCTGACCTGCGCGGCGCATCCCTGGATCGCGTTGACCTGACCGCTGCTTCGATTCGAGGTCTGCAACTCGACCTGACGGGCGCGGTGTTGCTCGCCGAGCTTCACGGCGTCGTGGTCGACACCGCCTGA
- a CDS encoding DsbA family protein codes for MADRVVVASGRRRHHDGSAPLDQRRSDGRVLLRRAAEAAGRQGRFWDMHQRLFEHQEALAFDDLLAHAAALQLDLERFVDDLEDERTERLVAQHVESAAASGVRGTPTFFIGDRRHVGPHDARTLIAALESQRRRQA; via the coding sequence GTGGCAGACCGAGTTGTCGTTGCGTCTGGGCGACGGCGGCATCACGATGGATCTGCACCACTGGATCAACGACGGTCTGATGGTCGTGTTCTTCTTCGGCGTGCTGCGGAGGCCGCTGGTCGGCAGGGCCGGTTCTGGGACATGCACCAACGACTCTTCGAGCATCAGGAAGCACTGGCGTTCGATGACCTGCTCGCGCACGCGGCGGCACTGCAGCTGGACCTGGAACGCTTCGTGGACGACCTGGAGGACGAGCGCACAGAGCGCCTGGTCGCCCAACACGTCGAGAGTGCCGCAGCCAGTGGCGTACGAGGCACTCCGACCTTCTTCATCGGTGACCGCCGCCATGTCGGGCCGCACGACGCACGCACCCTGATCGCCGCCTTGGAGTCGCAGCGTCGCCGGCAAGCATGA
- a CDS encoding amidase: MAQLHDLTSLEQGTAIKDGEVSPIELVRHYAERADEVGAYVTRTTEQAVEHAQRLGSRPADAGPLWGVPTAIKDLNATRGVRTTFGSAIWRDFVPAYDDHVVTKIESAGLISLGKTNTPEFGSPCYTEPEVAPPAVTPWDRTRMAGGSSGGAAAAVAAGLAPIAQGSDGGGSIRIPASCCGIVGLKPSRGRVSSGPLFGEPVGLSTNGPLGRTVRDVAAFLDVMAGPVVGDPFWASPGDFLPACEREPGRLRIARFIEPVIADVEIHPEVVRAYDDTSVLLASLGHEVVDIEVPMSREAVPVFETCWSVLTALSVRPGDEEFVRPLTRWLAERGHRVSGPEFGLALGEMRRFAAGALQALAAYDAVLTPTIAQPPPRVGALRNDEDPEADFEAQKALTPWTSAWNVTGMPAISLPLHWTPDGLPVGVMLAARPAEEELLLALATQVEQAVGGFTGRTPPGW, encoded by the coding sequence ATGGCGCAGTTGCACGACCTGACCTCCCTGGAGCAGGGCACAGCGATCAAGGACGGCGAGGTGTCGCCGATTGAGTTGGTACGCCACTACGCCGAGCGGGCCGACGAGGTCGGGGCGTACGTCACGCGCACCACCGAGCAAGCGGTCGAACACGCGCAACGACTGGGATCGCGCCCGGCCGACGCGGGCCCGTTGTGGGGTGTGCCGACGGCGATCAAGGACCTCAACGCGACGCGTGGAGTGCGTACGACCTTCGGTTCCGCGATCTGGCGCGACTTCGTGCCGGCGTACGACGACCACGTCGTGACGAAGATCGAATCGGCAGGACTCATCAGCCTCGGCAAGACCAACACCCCGGAGTTCGGCTCGCCCTGCTACACCGAACCTGAAGTTGCACCGCCGGCCGTCACGCCATGGGATCGCACCCGGATGGCAGGCGGGTCGTCAGGGGGCGCAGCGGCGGCAGTGGCGGCTGGCCTGGCGCCGATCGCCCAAGGCTCCGACGGCGGGGGCTCGATCAGGATTCCTGCATCATGCTGCGGGATCGTCGGCCTCAAGCCCAGCCGGGGGCGCGTCTCCAGCGGCCCCCTCTTTGGCGAGCCGGTGGGCTTGTCCACCAACGGCCCGTTGGGGCGTACGGTCCGCGATGTGGCGGCGTTCCTCGACGTGATGGCCGGCCCCGTCGTCGGTGATCCGTTCTGGGCGTCGCCGGGGGACTTTCTCCCGGCGTGCGAGCGGGAACCGGGACGGCTGCGGATCGCAAGATTCATCGAACCGGTGATCGCGGACGTCGAGATCCACCCCGAGGTGGTGCGTGCATACGACGACACCAGTGTGCTGCTGGCCTCCCTCGGACACGAGGTCGTCGACATCGAGGTGCCGATGTCGCGCGAGGCAGTGCCGGTCTTCGAGACCTGTTGGAGCGTGCTGACCGCGCTTTCGGTGCGACCCGGCGACGAGGAGTTCGTACGCCCGCTCACGCGATGGCTGGCCGAGCGGGGGCATCGGGTCAGCGGACCCGAGTTCGGTCTTGCCCTTGGAGAGATGCGCCGGTTTGCGGCGGGTGCTTTGCAGGCGCTGGCTGCGTACGACGCGGTGCTGACCCCGACCATCGCCCAGCCGCCGCCGAGGGTCGGCGCGTTGCGCAACGACGAGGATCCGGAGGCCGACTTCGAGGCGCAGAAGGCACTCACGCCCTGGACCTCAGCCTGGAACGTCACGGGGATGCCCGCGATCTCGCTGCCGTTGCACTGGACGCCGGACGGGCTGCCGGTGGGGGTCATGCTGGCCGCCCGACCCGCTGAGGAGGAGCTGTTGCTGGCCCTGGCCACTCAGGTCGAGCAGGCGGTCGGTGGGTTCACCGGTCGTACGCCTCCAGGCTGGTGA
- a CDS encoding 3-methyladenine DNA glycosylase, protein MDVIAEKTWRKAAHAHAARVESYVSTHLARREAGIKHPVHDFLFTYYSHRPAALRQWHPGYGVGLAGAMSYDSMRGYAVSADGVATVCDDHLGQQVPLLRRLLTLLCATASRPGTFGCFGLHEWAMVYRSAETRHDWPLRLGSSGTDAVVDSHRIGCSHFDAFRFFTAPARPLNTLQPGRDDRASYEQPGCLHANMDLYGKVAVRLMPLIASALLMDAFELAWDIRILDMRAAPYDLTGIVLDPTGEPWTPVCIETADGKAEYVTAQKAFSERARPIRERLVVECERLLAAAGPPAR, encoded by the coding sequence GTGGACGTGATTGCCGAGAAGACGTGGCGCAAGGCTGCACATGCGCATGCTGCTCGCGTGGAGTCGTACGTCTCCACCCATCTCGCGCGCCGCGAAGCGGGAATCAAGCATCCGGTCCATGACTTCCTGTTCACCTACTACTCACATCGGCCGGCGGCGTTGCGGCAGTGGCATCCGGGCTACGGAGTCGGTCTCGCAGGGGCGATGTCGTACGACTCGATGCGCGGCTACGCCGTGTCCGCCGACGGCGTCGCCACGGTCTGCGACGACCATCTCGGCCAGCAGGTGCCGTTGCTTCGCAGGTTGCTCACCTTGCTCTGCGCGACGGCATCGCGGCCGGGCACATTCGGGTGCTTCGGATTGCACGAGTGGGCCATGGTCTATCGCAGCGCCGAGACCCGCCACGACTGGCCGCTGCGGCTCGGGTCTTCGGGGACCGACGCCGTGGTGGACTCGCACCGGATCGGCTGCTCACACTTCGATGCGTTCCGATTCTTCACCGCGCCGGCGCGCCCGTTGAACACGTTGCAGCCTGGGCGCGATGACCGGGCCTCGTACGAGCAGCCGGGATGCCTGCACGCCAACATGGATCTCTACGGCAAGGTTGCAGTCAGGTTGATGCCGTTGATCGCCTCGGCTCTTCTCATGGACGCCTTCGAGCTTGCGTGGGATATCCGCATCCTCGACATGCGCGCCGCGCCGTACGACTTGACCGGGATCGTGCTCGACCCCACGGGTGAGCCGTGGACTCCGGTCTGCATCGAGACGGCAGACGGCAAGGCTGAATATGTGACCGCCCAGAAGGCGTTCAGCGAACGGGCGAGGCCGATTCGTGAGCGGTTGGTCGTGGAGTGTGAGCGGCTGCTCGCCGCTGCAGGGCCGCCAGCGCGATGA
- a CDS encoding LysE family translocator, producing MPSTHQWIAFLIASILFIQVPGPSLLFTIGRALTVGRTEALLSVVGNALGLVAQVVLVALGLGAIVAASTHAYTLIKVAGALYVVWLGINAIRHRGDAREAMATGVPIRRGHPVRIGFTVGLTNPKTIVFFVAFLPQFTDPGGSVGLQSLILGIVFAILAVMSDSIWALAAGKARDWFASKPTRLDGLSVAGGTMMIGLGGLLVASE from the coding sequence GTGCCGTCGACTCACCAATGGATCGCGTTCTTGATCGCGTCGATCCTGTTCATCCAAGTGCCAGGCCCGAGCCTGCTCTTCACTATCGGTCGCGCGCTCACGGTCGGGCGTACGGAAGCTCTGCTCAGCGTGGTCGGCAACGCCCTCGGGCTGGTGGCCCAGGTCGTCCTGGTCGCGTTGGGATTAGGCGCGATCGTCGCGGCGAGCACCCATGCGTACACCCTGATCAAGGTCGCCGGCGCGCTCTATGTCGTCTGGCTGGGCATCAATGCGATCCGGCACCGCGGTGATGCGCGTGAGGCGATGGCCACGGGCGTGCCGATCCGACGCGGTCACCCCGTGCGGATCGGTTTCACGGTCGGGCTGACCAATCCGAAGACGATCGTGTTCTTCGTGGCCTTCCTGCCGCAGTTCACCGACCCCGGCGGCTCGGTCGGCTTGCAGTCGCTGATCCTCGGCATCGTGTTCGCGATCCTGGCCGTGATGTCCGACTCGATCTGGGCGCTGGCGGCCGGCAAGGCGCGCGACTGGTTTGCCAGCAAGCCCACGCGTCTCGATGGACTGTCGGTGGCCGGTGGCACGATGATGATCGGCCTCGGCGGCCTGCTCGTCGCGAGCGAATAG
- a CDS encoding GNAT family N-acetyltransferase yields MQVTTWTLEMRTPPLGARPPIPAGVRIEVAPAISPEYARFLYALVGGPWHWVDRLTWSRQEWLAEIARSEFHVAYAEGVPAGYVQLFAEDSSVEIRYFGLTEAAIGRGLGGALLAYGVDQAWSLPQRHEVEEVVRVWVHTCTLDGPAALANYQRRGFEIVGEVTAEEERPADALGAWTSTTGLVC; encoded by the coding sequence GTGCAGGTGACGACCTGGACGTTGGAGATGCGTACGCCACCTCTTGGCGCGCGCCCGCCGATCCCGGCAGGCGTACGCATTGAAGTCGCGCCGGCCATCTCCCCGGAGTACGCCCGTTTTCTCTACGCGCTCGTCGGCGGCCCCTGGCATTGGGTCGATCGGCTCACGTGGTCGCGCCAAGAGTGGCTGGCAGAGATCGCGCGCAGCGAGTTCCACGTCGCGTACGCCGAGGGGGTCCCGGCGGGTTACGTCCAACTGTTTGCTGAAGACTCGTCGGTCGAGATCCGGTATTTCGGGCTGACGGAGGCCGCCATCGGGCGCGGACTCGGCGGGGCGCTGTTGGCGTACGGCGTCGACCAGGCCTGGTCTCTCCCGCAACGACACGAGGTCGAGGAGGTCGTACGCGTGTGGGTGCACACCTGCACCCTCGACGGCCCGGCCGCGTTGGCCAACTACCAGCGGCGCGGCTTCGAGATCGTCGGCGAGGTCACGGCTGAGGAGGAGCGCCCCGCCGATGCGCTCGGGGCGTGGACCTCGACCACGGGACTCGTCTGCTGA
- a CDS encoding DUF2087 domain-containing protein, which translates to MTYGGPVLTPDEQRVVNNFLAPDGSLRTIPSKRAKLLLVLDHLSESFEVGRSYPEAEVNEILTGFHPDFAALRRYLIEDQFLAREDGRYWRVEPHES; encoded by the coding sequence ATGACCTACGGTGGCCCGGTGCTGACTCCCGACGAGCAACGCGTCGTCAACAACTTCCTGGCGCCCGATGGCAGCCTTCGTACGATCCCTTCAAAGCGGGCCAAACTGCTCCTCGTGCTCGATCACTTGTCCGAATCGTTCGAAGTCGGGCGGTCGTATCCAGAGGCGGAAGTCAACGAGATCCTCACGGGCTTCCATCCCGACTTTGCGGCCCTGCGGCGCTATCTCATTGAGGATCAGTTCCTCGCTCGCGAGGACGGTCGATATTGGCGAGTTGAGCCCCATGAGTCTTGA
- a CDS encoding ECF transporter S component: protein MSSRQQQSIDELVEALQEMRASRNYPSYADIAAEVGRIRVGRGTPSERARVARTTVYDAFRTGRRRLDSTLVADIVRALGGSETEAEDWAKRCHRAVQQAPLALVAEVRESAPDPETSPAVVEVEPAEQVVVEMSTKAACAIALVCVLANLPGRVIIDFLSLPLYLDMIGTAFAAIALGPWWGAGVGLTTNLLGAAITGPVSIPFALVNVAGALAWGYGVRRWRLGRSIPRFFALNTLVALVCSVVAIPIIFLTSHGITNHHGVYEISQTLVHATHSMVMSVSISNLLTSLADKLVSGFVALAVIETMGARGRSRLPAAWLTEPDDPITRSLTSPHAHLPIHRAFDRR, encoded by the coding sequence ATGTCTAGCCGTCAGCAGCAATCCATCGATGAACTCGTCGAGGCGCTGCAGGAGATGCGGGCCAGCCGCAACTATCCCTCGTACGCCGATATCGCCGCAGAGGTGGGCCGCATTCGGGTGGGACGCGGCACCCCCAGCGAGCGGGCACGTGTGGCGCGTACGACCGTGTACGACGCGTTCCGCACCGGTCGCCGACGACTCGACTCCACGCTCGTGGCGGACATCGTGCGAGCCCTGGGTGGCAGCGAGACGGAGGCAGAGGACTGGGCGAAACGGTGCCATCGCGCGGTGCAGCAGGCGCCGCTCGCACTGGTCGCCGAAGTCCGCGAGTCCGCGCCGGATCCCGAGACATCCCCTGCCGTAGTCGAGGTCGAGCCCGCCGAGCAGGTGGTCGTGGAGATGTCGACCAAGGCCGCGTGCGCGATCGCGCTCGTGTGTGTGCTGGCGAATCTGCCCGGCCGCGTGATCATCGACTTCCTCTCGCTTCCGCTCTACCTCGACATGATCGGGACGGCGTTCGCCGCGATCGCGCTAGGTCCCTGGTGGGGTGCCGGTGTCGGGCTGACGACCAACTTGCTCGGTGCCGCCATCACCGGCCCTGTCTCCATCCCGTTCGCGCTGGTCAACGTGGCGGGCGCGCTGGCATGGGGCTACGGCGTACGCCGCTGGCGCCTCGGGCGCTCCATTCCGCGCTTCTTCGCACTCAACACGCTGGTGGCCTTGGTGTGTTCGGTCGTCGCCATCCCGATCATCTTCCTGACCAGTCATGGCATCACCAACCATCATGGCGTCTACGAGATCTCACAGACACTGGTCCATGCCACGCACAGCATGGTGATGTCGGTGTCGATATCCAATCTCTTGACCTCGTTGGCGGACAAACTGGTCTCCGGGTTCGTCGCGCTGGCGGTGATCGAGACGATGGGCGCGAGGGGGCGCAGTCGGCTTCCCGCCGCCTGGCTGACCGAGCCTGACGACCCAATCACCCGCTCGCTAACCTCGCCCCATGCGCATCTGCCGATTCACCGCGCCTTCGACCGAAGGTGA
- a CDS encoding ABC transporter ATP-binding protein: MISFEGAAVSVPLAGGGTREILAPVSLTLSEQRVALIGANGSGKSTMARLINGLVLASTGRVVVDGLDVARDAAAVRRLVAFSFTDPSAQLVMPTCVEDVELSLRRTVPRASRRARALEVLADFGLAAHADDSVHSLSGGQRQLLALAGVLAVSPRILIADEPTTLLDRANARLIASVLLGLSQQLVLVTHDLSLAAQCDRVLVLDRAHVVFDGPAAEGVDHYMALSDAS, translated from the coding sequence GTGATCTCGTTCGAGGGCGCCGCAGTCTCGGTCCCCTTGGCGGGCGGCGGGACGCGCGAGATCCTGGCGCCGGTGTCGCTGACACTGTCCGAGCAGCGGGTGGCTTTGATCGGCGCCAATGGGTCGGGCAAGTCGACGATGGCGCGGCTGATCAACGGGCTGGTTTTGGCTTCGACCGGGCGCGTCGTCGTGGATGGGCTCGACGTGGCGCGAGACGCGGCTGCCGTACGCCGCCTTGTCGCCTTCTCGTTCACTGATCCGTCGGCGCAACTGGTGATGCCGACGTGCGTAGAAGACGTCGAACTCTCGTTGCGGCGTACGGTCCCGCGGGCCTCTCGTCGGGCGCGCGCGCTGGAAGTCCTGGCCGACTTCGGCCTGGCTGCGCACGCCGACGACTCGGTGCATTCGCTCTCAGGGGGCCAACGCCAACTGCTCGCTCTGGCAGGGGTGTTGGCGGTCTCGCCGCGCATCTTGATCGCCGACGAGCCCACCACCCTGCTTGATCGCGCCAACGCGCGTCTGATCGCCTCGGTGCTGCTCGGGCTCTCGCAGCAACTGGTGTTGGTCACCCACGATCTTTCGCTGGCTGCCCAGTGCGACCGGGTGCTCGTACTCGATCGTGCGCACGTGGTCTTCGACGGTCCCGCCGCGGAGGGCGTCGACCACTACATGGCGTTGAGTGACGCCTCGTGA
- a CDS encoding energy-coupling factor transporter transmembrane protein EcfT, which yields MSSILVGVYHPGRTWLHRLPVGAKVLALMVLSLVIVGVRDPWFACVALVTSLLIAASGRVPLRVLWRTTRTVLLFAVFAAVLQWWWYGGAKAVETLLDVVALAILAVTLSATTSMQAMLDAFIAWLGPFRRFGVNPERVALTISLAIGALPAILALAVETRDAARARGLGNHPRAYLTPFVIRVVARAYETGDALAARGLD from the coding sequence GTGAGCAGCATCCTCGTCGGCGTCTATCACCCCGGTCGCACCTGGCTGCATCGACTTCCCGTCGGCGCGAAGGTGCTCGCGCTGATGGTGTTGTCGCTGGTGATCGTGGGCGTACGTGACCCGTGGTTCGCCTGCGTCGCCTTGGTCACATCACTGCTGATCGCGGCATCGGGACGGGTGCCGCTGCGGGTGTTATGGCGTACGACCCGGACCGTGCTGCTGTTCGCGGTCTTCGCGGCGGTGTTGCAGTGGTGGTGGTACGGCGGGGCGAAGGCGGTCGAGACCCTGTTGGACGTGGTGGCGTTGGCCATCTTGGCCGTCACGTTGTCCGCAACGACCTCGATGCAGGCCATGCTCGATGCGTTCATCGCGTGGCTCGGGCCATTTCGGCGATTCGGCGTCAATCCCGAACGCGTCGCGCTGACGATCTCCCTGGCGATCGGGGCGCTGCCCGCGATCTTGGCGTTGGCGGTCGAAACCCGAGATGCCGCCCGGGCACGTGGGCTGGGCAATCACCCCCGCGCGTACCTCACGCCCTTCGTGATCCGCGTGGTTGCGCGGGCGTACGAGACGGGCGACGCGCTCGCGGCCCGCGGCCTCGACTGA
- a CDS encoding DUF2237 domain-containing protein — protein sequence MTELNVLGGQLEECGLDPVTGWNRNGHCECLDDPGLHAVCAVMTEEFLAHQLSVGNDLVSPMPEYGFPGLVPGDRWCVVAIRWRQAYEAGLAAPVVLAATSELALQVIPLEMLREHAVDIPDDPGAWLGDPQ from the coding sequence GTGACCGAACTCAACGTGCTCGGCGGCCAGCTCGAAGAGTGCGGCCTCGACCCCGTCACCGGCTGGAACCGCAACGGGCACTGCGAATGCCTGGACGACCCCGGGCTGCACGCGGTGTGTGCCGTGATGACCGAGGAGTTCTTGGCGCACCAACTCTCGGTAGGCAATGACCTGGTGTCGCCGATGCCTGAGTACGGCTTCCCGGGCCTTGTTCCCGGCGACCGCTGGTGTGTTGTGGCGATCCGGTGGCGTCAGGCGTACGAAGCGGGGCTCGCCGCGCCGGTCGTCCTTGCCGCTACCTCCGAGCTGGCTTTGCAAGTGATCCCGCTAGAGATGTTGCGCGAGCACGCGGTCGACATCCCGGACGACCCGGGTGCGTGGCTGGGCGACCCACAATGA
- a CDS encoding biotin transporter BioY, with amino-acid sequence MSTSTSTPPTTSASNKAFGATDLALIASFAALTCVCAYIGAIPTGTGVPVTLQTFAIMLGGVLLGPIRGFLAATLYLLLGAIGLPVFAEHSSGLGVFTGASAGYLWSFPIAALVGGYLVKYVAGGRRTRAAFVFLCSIAASFLVIHPMGIAWMQHFFDVSWREALTYDTPFWIGDLVKTTLVALIAAEVHRAFPRLLSRT; translated from the coding sequence GTGTCCACCTCCACCTCCACGCCACCCACGACCTCGGCGTCGAACAAGGCCTTCGGCGCCACCGACCTGGCGCTGATCGCCTCGTTCGCCGCGCTGACCTGCGTGTGCGCGTACATCGGCGCGATCCCGACCGGCACCGGCGTGCCCGTCACCTTGCAGACGTTCGCAATCATGCTCGGCGGCGTGTTGCTCGGCCCCATCCGCGGCTTCCTGGCCGCCACTCTCTATCTGCTGCTCGGCGCCATCGGGCTGCCCGTCTTTGCCGAGCACTCCTCGGGGCTCGGCGTGTTCACGGGCGCGAGCGCAGGCTACCTGTGGTCGTTCCCGATCGCGGCGCTGGTGGGTGGCTACCTGGTGAAGTACGTCGCGGGCGGGCGGCGTACGCGGGCGGCCTTCGTCTTCCTCTGCTCGATCGCGGCCAGCTTCTTGGTGATCCACCCGATGGGGATTGCGTGGATGCAGCACTTCTTCGACGTGTCGTGGCGTGAGGCGTTGACGTACGACACCCCCTTCTGGATCGGCGACCTGGTCAAGACGACGCTGGTCGCGTTGATCGCCGCCGAGGTGCACCGGGCGTTCCCCCGGTTGCTCTCGCGCACGTGA
- a CDS encoding TetR/AcrR family transcriptional regulator C-terminal domain-containing protein encodes MADAILAERNRVPEAGDWQARAMAVCQDLRRVLLAHTDGAELVASMSAFGLGGRGAYEDLRAILGRTAAGVEVPAGPTAPAAAVLPREGGLTDRAAGRAARTLLHFVYGHAVDEQTYDQLARFGAVAKDRDAGDFAAGVELILAGIAQAVSTTTP; translated from the coding sequence GTGGCCGACGCGATCTTGGCCGAACGCAATCGCGTGCCTGAGGCAGGCGACTGGCAGGCGCGCGCCATGGCGGTGTGCCAGGACCTGAGACGCGTGCTGCTCGCGCACACCGACGGTGCCGAACTCGTGGCCTCGATGTCGGCGTTCGGCCTGGGCGGCAGGGGAGCGTACGAGGACCTGCGCGCCATCTTGGGAAGAACTGCGGCCGGGGTCGAGGTGCCAGCCGGTCCGACCGCCCCTGCGGCCGCAGTTCTTCCGCGAGAGGGGGGTCTGACCGACCGCGCCGCAGGTCGAGCCGCCCGGACGCTGCTGCACTTCGTCTATGGGCACGCGGTGGATGAGCAGACGTACGACCAACTCGCCCGGTTCGGCGCGGTAGCCAAAGACCGAGACGCGGGTGACTTCGCGGCGGGCGTCGAGCTGATCCTGGCCGGGATCGCTCAGGCGGTGTCGACCACGACGCCGTGA
- a CDS encoding serine/threonine-protein kinase — protein sequence MATFPPGPPPGLTVNGYELLTRIGEGGMGVVHLARRPGGTRVALKVLRPHIIGGEEARQRLAREVNSLARIQSRYVAEIVDADPWGDIPYVATRYVPGLSLHDFVREEGPITGPDLDHFARCLAEALAAVHAQGVLHRDIKPSNVLMEGRTPVLIDFGLARVADDPRLTHTGWLLGTPGYLAPEILFGDDASTASDIHSWAATVALAGTGSPPFGRGPAVAVMDRVRRGEYVLDGLPPRLRGIVVACLAPEPTARPSLPDLRDALRLPESPFTAPVRPVEAEDVFTAPLALAALAGATDSTQVEPDHHESHRQEPQGREDQWREPRGRESAWGEEPRREEQWPEDRWAGDSWTDSSPVHEQEWPTVPAQQRHDPTTPYWQDHHGYPPAPAPLPAPHRARRTTLFLALTVVIGALIAAVPYVMSAAAIIGAWLLRSGSIAAEAASARRELRGRPSWTDGPRVLMAAPWHLVRSIPGTLMLVVWGIGVATAVWLFAFALNLTMAQTLLACGTTFAAALGLGPGGRRVRGPLTRVITPLSASPRGFLIGLAVVVAVGTIAAYVALTSGPDWTPGNGRPFEHLGLTDLLRGIPG from the coding sequence GTGGCCACCTTCCCGCCCGGTCCGCCTCCGGGGCTGACCGTCAACGGGTACGAATTGCTGACCCGCATCGGCGAGGGCGGCATGGGGGTCGTACACCTGGCCAGGCGTCCCGGTGGGACGCGGGTGGCGTTGAAGGTGCTGCGACCGCACATCATCGGCGGCGAGGAGGCACGTCAACGGTTGGCCCGTGAGGTCAACTCGTTGGCCCGCATCCAGTCTCGCTATGTCGCCGAGATCGTCGACGCCGATCCCTGGGGGGACATCCCCTACGTCGCGACGCGCTATGTCCCGGGTCTTTCGCTGCACGATTTCGTACGCGAGGAAGGGCCGATCACCGGCCCCGACCTCGACCACTTCGCGCGGTGCCTGGCCGAAGCGCTGGCCGCAGTGCACGCCCAAGGCGTGCTGCATCGCGACATCAAGCCGTCCAACGTGTTGATGGAGGGACGTACGCCGGTGCTGATCGACTTCGGCCTCGCCCGCGTCGCCGACGATCCGCGCCTGACTCACACGGGTTGGCTGCTGGGAACACCGGGCTATCTGGCGCCCGAGATCCTGTTCGGCGACGACGCTTCGACGGCATCGGACATCCACTCCTGGGCTGCGACAGTCGCGCTCGCGGGCACGGGCAGTCCGCCGTTCGGCCGCGGCCCTGCCGTTGCGGTGATGGATCGGGTGCGGCGGGGGGAGTACGTCCTCGACGGCCTGCCTCCGCGTTTGCGCGGAATCGTGGTCGCCTGCCTGGCGCCAGAGCCGACCGCTCGCCCCTCCTTGCCCGACCTGCGCGACGCGCTGCGGCTGCCCGAGTCGCCGTTCACCGCGCCCGTACGCCCGGTCGAGGCCGAGGACGTCTTCACCGCGCCCCTGGCCTTGGCGGCGTTGGCGGGGGCCACCGACAGCACTCAGGTCGAGCCGGACCACCATGAGTCGCACCGGCAAGAACCACAGGGTCGCGAGGACCAGTGGCGTGAGCCGAGGGGGCGCGAGTCGGCGTGGGGCGAGGAGCCCCGGCGCGAAGAACAATGGCCCGAGGATCGCTGGGCCGGCGACAGTTGGACCGATTCGTCGCCCGTCCACGAGCAGGAGTGGCCGACCGTCCCGGCGCAGCAACGCCACGATCCGACCACGCCCTACTGGCAGGACCACCATGGCTATCCGCCCGCTCCGGCGCCCCTCCCCGCGCCGCACCGCGCTCGGCGTACGACTCTGTTCCTCGCGCTGACGGTGGTGATAGGGGCGCTCATCGCGGCGGTGCCGTACGTGATGAGCGCCGCCGCCATCATCGGCGCCTGGCTGCTGCGCAGCGGGTCGATCGCCGCCGAAGCCGCGAGTGCGCGCCGCGAACTGCGGGGCCGACCGAGTTGGACCGACGGCCCGCGCGTGCTGATGGCAGCGCCGTGGCACCTGGTCCGGTCCATCCCCGGCACCCTGATGCTGGTCGTGTGGGGGATCGGGGTCGCGACCGCGGTGTGGCTCTTCGCGTTCGCTCTCAACCTGACGATGGCGCAGACGCTGCTGGCCTGCGGCACGACCTTCGCCGCAGCGCTGGGGCTCGGCCCGGGAGGACGACGCGTACGCGGCCCGCTCACCCGAGTCATCACGCCACTGTCCGCGTCGCCGCGTGGCTTCTTAATCGGACTCGCCGTCGTCGTCGCCGTGGGCACGATCGCCGCCTACGTCGCGTTGACCAGCGGACCGGACTGGACCCCGGGTAACGGGCGGCCTTTCGAGCACCTTGGTCTCACCGATCTGCTCCGCGGAATTCCCGGCTGA